A portion of the Microbacterium hominis genome contains these proteins:
- the pyrF gene encoding orotidine-5'-phosphate decarboxylase produces the protein MSSFGQRLGAALAAHGPLCVGIDPHEHLLAQWGLDAGAAGAREFGLRVVEAAADHVGVVKPQVAFFERFGSAGFAALEDVMSAARAAGLIVIADAKRGDIGSTMDGYAAAWLAAGSPLEADAVTVTPYLGPDSLRETLAFAVRGGKGVFVLSATSNPEAAPVQTARTVDVASEDDQTVAARVARDIAWVNGSAAFEGGLGPVGLVIGATIDRAEFGLTDELLQRAPILAPGFGTQGAEPADLGALFGAVAAQVVASESRSILSAGPDGIAARIVERAGLYQEAVHG, from the coding sequence GTGAGCTCGTTCGGACAGCGTCTCGGCGCCGCCCTCGCGGCGCACGGTCCGCTGTGCGTGGGTATCGATCCGCATGAGCACCTCCTCGCGCAGTGGGGGCTGGATGCCGGCGCCGCCGGCGCCCGCGAGTTCGGCCTGCGCGTGGTCGAGGCCGCCGCGGATCACGTGGGGGTCGTCAAGCCGCAGGTCGCGTTCTTCGAGCGCTTCGGCTCGGCCGGGTTCGCCGCGCTCGAAGACGTGATGTCGGCCGCCCGGGCGGCGGGGCTCATCGTGATCGCCGACGCGAAGCGGGGCGACATCGGCTCGACGATGGACGGCTACGCGGCCGCGTGGCTCGCAGCCGGATCGCCGCTGGAGGCCGACGCCGTGACGGTGACGCCCTATCTCGGGCCGGATTCGCTGCGCGAGACGCTCGCGTTCGCCGTGCGCGGGGGCAAGGGCGTGTTCGTGCTGTCGGCAACGAGCAACCCGGAGGCGGCCCCCGTGCAGACGGCCCGCACCGTCGATGTGGCGTCCGAGGACGACCAGACGGTGGCTGCGCGCGTGGCCCGCGACATCGCGTGGGTGAACGGCTCGGCCGCGTTCGAGGGCGGGCTCGGCCCCGTCGGCCTCGTGATCGGCGCGACGATCGATCGGGCGGAGTTCGGCCTGACCGACGAGCTGCTCCAGCGCGCTCCCATACTGGCCCCGGGGTTCGGCACGCAGGGTGCGGAGCCCGCCGACCTCGGCGCGCTGTTCGGCGCCGTCGCGGCGCAGGTCGTCGCCTCGGAGAGCCGCAGCATCCTCTCGGCCGGACCCGACGGCATCGCGGCCCGCATCGTGGAGCGCGCCGGGCTCTACCAGGAGGCCGTCCATGGCTGA
- the gmk gene encoding guanylate kinase, with protein MADSRTPPEVDRAAASRRAVAARRERASLKKDVAMRVISPQELLRRALAAPDSAAGAMRVTEFLTSIPAIGEGKRDRILADLGISPVKRLGGLGVRQRVALQGYLDARWPEPAPREGRSRLVVLAGPTAVGKGTVAAHIKAHHPEIHLSVSATTRAPRPGEVDGEHYFFVDDAEFDRLIAAGELLEHATVHNRHRYGTPRGPIERVLAEGRTALLEIDLQGARQVREADPSATLVFLLPPSWDELVSRLVGRGTEGDEERARRLRTAKGELAAQQEFDFRVVNDDVARAAAEVASVAR; from the coding sequence ATGGCTGATTCGCGTACCCCGCCGGAGGTCGACCGCGCCGCAGCGTCCCGCCGGGCCGTGGCCGCGCGCCGCGAGAGGGCGTCGCTGAAGAAGGATGTCGCGATGCGCGTCATCTCTCCGCAGGAGCTGCTGCGCCGCGCGCTGGCCGCGCCGGATTCTGCGGCCGGCGCCATGCGGGTCACGGAGTTCCTCACCAGCATCCCCGCGATCGGAGAGGGCAAGCGCGATCGCATCCTCGCCGACCTCGGCATCTCGCCCGTGAAGCGGCTGGGCGGTCTCGGCGTGCGTCAGCGTGTCGCGCTGCAGGGGTACCTCGATGCGCGCTGGCCCGAGCCCGCCCCGCGCGAGGGGCGCAGCCGTCTGGTCGTGCTCGCCGGCCCCACCGCGGTGGGAAAGGGCACGGTCGCGGCGCACATCAAGGCGCACCATCCCGAGATCCACCTGTCCGTGTCGGCGACGACGCGCGCACCGCGCCCGGGCGAGGTCGACGGCGAGCACTACTTCTTCGTCGACGACGCCGAGTTCGACCGTCTGATCGCGGCGGGCGAGCTGCTCGAGCATGCGACCGTGCACAACCGGCACCGCTACGGCACGCCGCGCGGCCCCATCGAGCGGGTGCTCGCCGAAGGACGCACGGCCCTGCTGGAGATCGACCTCCAGGGCGCGCGCCAGGTGCGCGAGGCCGATCCGTCCGCCACGCTCGTGTTCCTGCTGCCGCCCAGCTGGGACGAGCTGGTGAGCCGCCTCGTCGGGCGCGGCACCGAGGGCGACGAGGAGCGCGCCCGGCGCCTGCGCACGGCCAAGGGCGAGCTGGCGGCCCAGCAGGAGTTCGATTTCCGCGTCGTCAACGACGATGTGGCACGCGCCGCGGCGGAGGTCGCGAGCGTTGCGCGCTGA
- the rpoZ gene encoding DNA-directed RNA polymerase subunit omega, protein MAGTNQGIIEPPIDKLLEKVDSKYQLVIYASKRARQINDYYSDLHEGNLFDNVGPLVDSNVEDKPLTIALHEIHEDKLRLRHAE, encoded by the coding sequence ATGGCCGGAACGAACCAGGGCATCATCGAGCCCCCCATCGACAAGCTTCTCGAGAAGGTCGACTCCAAGTACCAGCTCGTCATCTACGCATCCAAGCGGGCGCGTCAGATCAACGACTACTACTCCGACCTGCACGAGGGGAACCTCTTCGACAACGTCGGCCCGCTGGTCGACTCGAACGTCGAGGACAAGCCCCTCACCATCGCGCTCCACGAGATCCACGAGGACAAGCTGCGCCTCCGCCACGCCGAGTGA
- the metK gene encoding methionine adenosyltransferase encodes MTALRLFTSESVTEGHPDKICDQISDSILDALLAVDPGSRVAVETLVTTGLVHVAGEVRTEGYVDIPGTVRRVVNQIGYTSSDTGFDGDSCGVSVSIGEQSSDIASGVDTAIEHREGGSTDPIDALGAGDQGIMFGYATNETPQLMPVAIHTAHRIAERLTEARRTGHLPFLRPDGKTQVTIGYDGTTPRTVETVVLSTQHNPGITLPALRAAVRAEVIDPVLEQTGLDIGHVDAIINPAGDFVIGGPKGDAGLTGRKIIIDTYGGASRHGGGAFSGKDPSKVDRSAAYAMRWVAKNAVAAGLADRLEVQVAYAIGRARPVGLYVETFGTGHVSDEAITRAILDVFDLRPQAIIDDLDLLRPIYAQTAAYGHFGRELPDFTWERTDRADDLRAAAGL; translated from the coding sequence ATGACCGCCCTGCGCCTGTTCACCTCCGAGTCCGTCACCGAGGGTCACCCCGACAAGATCTGCGACCAGATCTCCGACAGCATCCTCGACGCGCTGCTGGCCGTCGACCCGGGCAGCCGCGTCGCCGTCGAGACCCTCGTGACCACGGGCCTGGTCCACGTGGCGGGGGAGGTGCGCACCGAGGGCTACGTCGACATCCCCGGCACCGTCCGCCGTGTCGTGAACCAGATCGGCTACACCTCCAGCGACACCGGCTTCGACGGCGACTCGTGCGGGGTCAGCGTGTCCATCGGCGAGCAGTCCAGTGACATCGCCAGCGGCGTCGACACCGCGATCGAACATCGCGAGGGCGGTTCGACCGACCCGATCGACGCGCTCGGCGCGGGCGACCAGGGCATCATGTTCGGATACGCCACGAACGAGACCCCGCAGCTCATGCCGGTCGCGATCCACACGGCGCACCGCATCGCCGAGCGCCTCACCGAGGCCCGCCGCACCGGGCACCTGCCCTTCCTGCGCCCCGATGGCAAGACCCAGGTCACGATCGGCTACGACGGCACGACGCCGCGCACCGTGGAGACCGTCGTGCTGTCGACGCAGCACAACCCCGGCATCACCCTTCCGGCGCTGCGCGCCGCCGTGCGCGCCGAGGTCATCGATCCCGTGCTCGAGCAGACCGGCCTCGACATCGGGCACGTCGATGCGATCATCAACCCGGCGGGCGACTTCGTCATCGGCGGCCCCAAGGGCGACGCCGGGCTCACCGGCCGCAAGATCATCATCGACACCTACGGGGGAGCCTCCCGTCACGGAGGGGGCGCCTTCAGCGGCAAAGACCCCTCGAAGGTCGACCGCTCGGCCGCCTACGCCATGCGCTGGGTCGCCAAGAACGCCGTCGCCGCCGGACTCGCCGACCGCCTGGAGGTGCAGGTCGCGTACGCGATCGGCCGCGCCCGCCCCGTCGGCCTGTACGTCGAGACGTTCGGAACGGGCCACGTCTCCGACGAGGCGATCACGCGGGCGATCCTCGACGTGTTCGACCTGCGGCCGCAGGCGATCATCGACGACCTCGACCTGCTGCGCCCGATCTACGCGCAGACGGCCGCCTACGGCCACTTCGGGCGCGAGCTCCCCGACTTCACGTGGGAGCGCACCGACCGCGCCGACGACCTGCGCGCGGCCGCCGGACTCTGA
- a CDS encoding primosomal protein N' — translation MEARRVARVLIDSPLPQLDRLFDYLIPAGLGDEAAPGVRVRVPLRTAGRVVDAWIVEIAPHTPGERPLSELESVVSPVSVLTSGLYRLARRAADRAAGSASDILRLAIPKRMVRAEKAHLAASAPERPRVDATCAAAARDELARFPGLEQAIVGGDRIAVDAPPAPALRADGSTVGSWALLLAAAAVRTLEAGRSAILVVPDHRDLAQLDAALAGMAPADAVVRDDAKQSGPSRYAAFLRMLADAPCIVIGNRSAVYAPVSVLGLVAIWDDGDPLLAEPLSPGVHARDAALLRQELDGGALLLAGHTRTTDVQRLVEIGWLREVAAARRSSPRVVLSATREGEGRGQRVPSAAFAAAREALGHGPVLVQVARPGYAPVLVCAQCRRPARCAHCAGPLHAARPGAAPACSWCGRTAHGWSCGDCGSPRVRMASSGSERTADELGRAFPGVRVILADGEHPVREVDARPALVVATRGAEPVASGGYAAVILLDGDRMLQADDLRIGESCLRWWSNAAALASPGAPVHLVGVTGGVARALATWTQPSYARAELADRAPLRMPPTVRVAAVEGTRAAVDAALAAVRAGVADLDTGGVLGPVPTKDDRVRALVRFDYAAGARVAASLRASVVAQAVSSRKRPKGREGGVRNTLKVRVDVPDLDL, via the coding sequence GTGGAGGCACGGCGCGTCGCGCGCGTGCTCATCGACTCCCCGCTGCCCCAGCTGGACCGGCTCTTCGATTACCTCATCCCGGCCGGGCTCGGCGACGAGGCGGCTCCCGGCGTCCGCGTGCGCGTGCCGCTGCGCACCGCGGGCCGCGTCGTCGACGCGTGGATCGTGGAGATCGCGCCCCACACTCCCGGGGAGCGACCGCTGTCCGAACTGGAGAGCGTCGTCTCGCCCGTGTCCGTGCTCACCTCCGGGCTGTACCGGCTCGCCCGCCGCGCGGCCGATCGCGCCGCCGGCTCGGCGAGCGACATCCTGCGCCTGGCCATCCCCAAGCGCATGGTGCGCGCCGAGAAGGCGCATCTGGCGGCCTCTGCGCCGGAGCGTCCGCGCGTGGACGCGACGTGCGCGGCGGCTGCGCGCGACGAGCTGGCGCGATTCCCGGGTCTGGAGCAGGCGATCGTCGGCGGCGACCGCATCGCTGTCGACGCCCCGCCCGCGCCCGCGCTCCGTGCCGACGGCTCGACCGTCGGATCGTGGGCGCTGCTCCTGGCCGCCGCCGCGGTGCGCACCCTCGAGGCCGGCCGCAGCGCGATCCTCGTCGTGCCCGACCATCGGGACCTGGCGCAGCTCGATGCGGCACTGGCCGGCATGGCGCCGGCCGACGCGGTCGTGCGCGACGACGCGAAGCAATCCGGGCCGAGCCGCTATGCGGCCTTCCTGCGCATGCTCGCCGACGCACCGTGCATCGTGATCGGCAACCGCTCGGCGGTGTACGCCCCCGTCTCCGTGCTGGGCCTGGTCGCCATCTGGGATGACGGCGACCCGCTGCTCGCCGAACCCCTCAGCCCCGGCGTGCACGCGCGCGATGCGGCGCTGCTGCGGCAGGAGCTCGATGGCGGCGCCCTGCTCCTGGCCGGCCACACCCGCACCACCGACGTGCAGAGGCTGGTGGAGATCGGGTGGCTGCGCGAGGTGGCCGCCGCCCGGCGAAGCAGTCCGCGCGTCGTGCTCAGCGCCACGCGCGAAGGGGAGGGGCGCGGCCAGCGCGTGCCGTCGGCGGCGTTCGCCGCAGCCCGGGAGGCGCTCGGCCACGGGCCCGTGCTCGTGCAGGTGGCGCGGCCGGGCTACGCGCCGGTGCTCGTGTGCGCGCAGTGCCGCCGGCCCGCCCGCTGCGCCCACTGCGCAGGCCCCCTTCACGCCGCCCGGCCAGGCGCCGCACCCGCGTGCAGCTGGTGCGGTCGCACCGCCCACGGATGGTCGTGCGGAGACTGCGGCTCCCCCCGCGTGCGCATGGCGTCGTCGGGCAGCGAGCGCACCGCCGACGAGCTGGGTCGCGCATTCCCCGGGGTGCGCGTCATCCTGGCCGACGGAGAGCACCCGGTGCGCGAGGTCGACGCGCGTCCCGCGCTGGTGGTCGCCACCCGTGGGGCCGAGCCGGTGGCATCCGGCGGCTATGCCGCCGTGATCCTCCTCGACGGGGATCGCATGCTGCAGGCCGACGACCTGCGCATCGGCGAGTCGTGCCTGCGGTGGTGGTCGAACGCCGCCGCCCTGGCCTCGCCCGGGGCGCCCGTGCACCTGGTCGGCGTGACCGGCGGCGTCGCGCGAGCACTGGCCACGTGGACGCAGCCCTCCTACGCCCGGGCCGAACTCGCCGACCGCGCCCCGCTGCGCATGCCCCCCACCGTGCGCGTCGCCGCGGTCGAGGGCACGCGCGCCGCCGTGGATGCCGCACTCGCCGCGGTACGAGCCGGGGTCGCGGACCTCGACACCGGCGGAGTCCTCGGCCCCGTGCCGACCAAGGACGATAGGGTCCGCGCCCTGGTGCGGTTCGATTACGCCGCCGGCGCGCGGGTGGCCGCCTCCCTGCGGGCCTCCGTCGTCGCCCAGGCCGTCTCGTCGCGCAAGCGCCCGAAAGGGCGCGAGGGCGGCGTGCGCAATACACTCAAAGTTCGGGTCGACGTGCCCGACCTGGATCTGTGA
- the fmt gene encoding methionyl-tRNA formyltransferase yields the protein MRLVFAGTPEPAVPSLRRLASSRHEITAVVTRRDAPLGRKRVLTPSPTAQAAEELGLPTIRTDRLDAAATEQITALAPDLGVIVAYGGLVREPLLSAPRHGWINLHFSLLPRWRGAAPVQHALIAGEAETGASVFQLVAELDAGDVYAERRITPAETATAGDLLAILAEEGADLLAEVVDGIADGTARAVPQVGEPTYAPKLSLADGLLDWTRPRAEILARLRGVTPEPGAHTTYDGERLKIASARAASPDAPNGSPGALSLHARQVIVQAADAPLVLERVQPAGKGVMNAADWWRGLRAEAPVVGR from the coding sequence ATGCGCCTCGTCTTCGCCGGCACCCCCGAGCCTGCAGTCCCCTCTCTGCGGCGCCTGGCCTCGTCGCGCCACGAGATCACGGCGGTGGTCACCCGGCGGGACGCACCGCTCGGACGCAAGCGCGTGCTCACGCCGTCGCCGACGGCGCAGGCCGCCGAGGAGCTGGGGCTCCCGACGATCCGCACCGACCGTCTCGACGCCGCCGCGACCGAGCAGATCACCGCCCTCGCGCCCGATCTCGGCGTCATCGTCGCCTACGGCGGCCTCGTGCGCGAGCCGCTGCTGTCGGCGCCGCGGCACGGCTGGATCAACCTGCACTTCTCGCTGCTGCCGCGCTGGCGCGGCGCGGCGCCGGTGCAGCACGCCCTGATCGCGGGCGAGGCCGAGACGGGGGCGAGCGTCTTCCAGCTGGTGGCCGAGCTCGACGCGGGAGACGTGTACGCCGAGCGGAGGATCACGCCCGCCGAGACGGCGACGGCCGGCGACCTGCTCGCGATCCTCGCCGAGGAGGGCGCCGACCTGCTCGCCGAGGTCGTCGACGGCATCGCCGACGGCACGGCCCGCGCCGTGCCCCAGGTCGGCGAGCCGACGTACGCTCCGAAGCTCTCGCTCGCCGACGGACTGCTCGACTGGACGCGACCGCGTGCGGAGATCCTCGCGCGGCTGCGCGGGGTCACCCCGGAGCCGGGCGCCCATACGACGTACGACGGCGAGCGTCTCAAGATCGCGAGCGCGCGTGCCGCGAGCCCGGACGCGCCGAACGGTTCCCCCGGTGCCCTGTCGCTCCACGCACGCCAGGTGATCGTGCAGGCGGCCGATGCTCCTCTGGTGCTCGAGCGCGTGCAGCCGGCGGGGAAGGGCGTCATGAACGCCGCAGACTGGTGGCGAGGGCTTCGCGCAGAGGCTCCGGTGGTGGGCCGATGA
- a CDS encoding RsmB/NOP family class I SAM-dependent RNA methyltransferase, with product MSGARASRRVAFDTLRAVHESDAYANLLLPKAIQRAGLDQADAALATELTYGTLRRQGTYDAVVELAADRAAAEIDPAVLDALRLGVHQLLSTRVASHAAVNESVELARSASGRGAAGFVNAVLRRVSRDTPGDWMTRVADSARSDDERIGLSLSHPVWIVRALRRALAAEGRADELEALLRADNASPRVTMAALPGLAEAPENARRTPYSPLGFRTAGGDPEGMVRGSEGRIRVQDEGSQLAALALTRAVPVAPGERWLDLCAGPGGKTAVLAAEALAHGAHLEANEISPARAGLVRQAIAGVPLEVVVSEQDGRTRAAQAPETYDRILVDAPCTGLGALRRRPEARWRKVPSDVPALTQLQMELLTAALGALKPGGIVAYVTCSPHLAETAGVVAEVMRAWGPGVEEISAREVVARVAEADPDLPEQSDGSGRAQLWPHRHNTDAMSISLLRRV from the coding sequence ATGAGCGGTGCACGCGCCTCGCGACGCGTCGCGTTCGACACCCTCCGCGCCGTCCACGAGTCCGACGCGTACGCCAACCTCCTCCTGCCGAAGGCGATCCAGCGCGCGGGCCTCGATCAGGCCGATGCCGCCCTGGCGACCGAGCTCACCTACGGGACGCTGCGGCGTCAGGGGACCTACGACGCCGTCGTCGAGCTCGCCGCCGACCGCGCGGCCGCGGAGATCGATCCCGCGGTGCTCGACGCGCTGCGACTCGGTGTGCATCAGCTCCTCTCGACCCGCGTGGCGTCGCACGCAGCGGTGAACGAGTCCGTCGAGCTGGCGCGTTCGGCCTCCGGACGCGGCGCGGCGGGATTCGTCAACGCCGTGCTGCGCCGCGTCTCACGGGACACGCCGGGGGATTGGATGACCCGCGTCGCCGACAGCGCACGTTCCGACGACGAGCGGATCGGGCTCTCGTTATCCCACCCGGTGTGGATCGTGCGTGCGTTGCGGCGCGCGCTGGCCGCCGAGGGGCGCGCCGACGAGCTCGAGGCGCTGCTGCGCGCCGACAACGCCTCCCCGCGGGTGACGATGGCCGCCCTGCCCGGACTCGCCGAGGCGCCGGAGAACGCCCGCCGCACGCCCTACTCGCCGTTGGGCTTCCGCACCGCCGGCGGTGACCCCGAAGGGATGGTCCGCGGCTCCGAGGGGCGCATCCGGGTGCAGGACGAAGGATCGCAGCTGGCCGCGCTCGCACTGACCCGCGCGGTCCCCGTCGCCCCGGGCGAGCGCTGGCTCGACCTGTGCGCCGGCCCCGGCGGCAAAACGGCGGTGCTCGCGGCGGAGGCGCTCGCACACGGCGCGCACCTCGAGGCGAACGAGATCTCCCCGGCGCGGGCCGGACTGGTGCGGCAGGCCATCGCCGGCGTGCCGCTGGAGGTCGTCGTGTCAGAGCAAGACGGCCGCACGCGCGCGGCTCAGGCTCCCGAGACCTACGATCGCATCCTCGTCGATGCGCCGTGCACGGGCCTCGGAGCGCTGCGCCGGCGCCCGGAAGCCCGCTGGCGCAAGGTCCCCAGCGACGTGCCCGCGCTCACGCAGCTGCAGATGGAGCTGCTGACCGCCGCCCTCGGCGCGCTCAAGCCCGGCGGCATCGTCGCATACGTGACCTGTTCTCCGCACCTCGCGGAGACCGCGGGGGTCGTCGCCGAGGTGATGCGCGCATGGGGTCCCGGAGTCGAGGAGATCTCCGCGCGCGAGGTGGTCGCCCGCGTCGCCGAGGCCGACCCGGACCTTCCCGAGCAGTCGGACGGCTCCGGGCGGGCCCAGCTGTGGCCGCATCGTCACAACACCGACGCCATGTCGATCTCGCTGCTGCGGCGCGTCTGA
- the glsA gene encoding glutaminase A, giving the protein MDPITALLDGVLEESRSLRHGATADYIPELADADPEPLALAVVGPRGRVRGVGDDRVEFTIQSISKPFVLALALQERGRDAVLATVGVEPSGEPFNAISLEEGTGRPANPMVNAGAIATTSLVPGAGIEERTTRIVETLSAFAGRSLWVDEAVYASESATGDRNRALAHLLRSYGVIEGAVDTAVETYFRQCALLVTVRDLAVMGATLAFGGVNPATGDRVIEEHVARDVLSIMAGCGMYDFSGEWLLRVGLPAKSGVSGGLLAVAPSQFGVAAFSPRLDEHGNSVRAGAAVASIADRFGMHLLEPHDSIAVPAITVRSRGAERIVQLSGELGFAGTERVAAVLKELAGAVAPGTRVTVDARELARTHPAAMVALRDEFAVMPAGFRLRE; this is encoded by the coding sequence GTGGATCCGATCACCGCGCTGCTGGACGGCGTGCTCGAGGAGAGCCGTTCCCTGCGCCACGGCGCGACCGCCGACTACATCCCCGAGCTCGCCGACGCCGACCCGGAGCCCCTTGCGCTGGCGGTGGTCGGACCGCGCGGGCGCGTGCGCGGGGTGGGCGATGACCGGGTCGAGTTCACGATCCAGTCCATCTCGAAGCCGTTCGTCCTGGCTCTGGCCCTCCAGGAGCGAGGTCGCGACGCGGTGCTGGCGACCGTCGGCGTCGAGCCCAGCGGCGAGCCCTTCAACGCGATCAGCCTGGAGGAGGGCACCGGCCGGCCCGCCAACCCGATGGTGAACGCCGGCGCGATCGCCACCACGTCGCTCGTTCCCGGCGCGGGAATCGAGGAGCGCACGACCCGCATCGTCGAGACGCTCTCCGCGTTCGCGGGCCGCTCGCTGTGGGTCGACGAGGCCGTCTACGCCTCGGAGTCGGCCACCGGCGACCGCAATCGCGCTCTCGCCCATCTGTTGCGCTCGTACGGCGTGATCGAAGGCGCGGTCGACACCGCGGTCGAGACCTACTTCCGTCAGTGCGCGCTGCTGGTGACCGTGCGCGACCTCGCAGTGATGGGGGCGACTCTTGCCTTCGGCGGTGTGAACCCGGCCACCGGGGATCGTGTCATCGAGGAGCACGTGGCGCGGGACGTGCTCTCGATCATGGCCGGCTGCGGCATGTACGACTTCTCCGGCGAGTGGCTGCTGCGGGTGGGTCTTCCCGCCAAGAGCGGCGTCAGCGGCGGCCTGCTCGCCGTCGCTCCCTCCCAGTTCGGCGTGGCGGCGTTCAGCCCCCGCCTCGACGAGCACGGCAACAGCGTGCGCGCGGGCGCGGCCGTGGCATCCATCGCCGATCGGTTCGGGATGCACCTGCTCGAGCCGCACGACAGCATCGCGGTGCCCGCGATCACCGTGCGCTCGCGCGGCGCCGAACGCATCGTGCAGCTGAGCGGCGAGCTGGGCTTCGCCGGTACCGAGCGGGTCGCCGCCGTGCTGAAGGAGCTCGCCGGCGCCGTCGCTCCCGGGACGCGGGTGACCGTGGACGCGCGCGAGCTCGCCCGCACGCACCCCGCCGCCATGGTCGCGCTGCGCGACGAGTTCGCGGTGATGCCGGCCGGGTTCCGACTTCGCGAGTGA
- the rpe gene encoding ribulose-phosphate 3-epimerase: MPTPDQTGRSDGIRINPSILAADFVNMQAELARIAAADFVHVDVMDNHFVPNLTFGPQMVERIQATSPVPLDVHLMIADPDRWAPGYAELGAASVTFHLEAATEPVALARRLRAIGARAGVAVKPATAVEGLFDLLEDFDQILVMTVEPGFGGQSFMPETMPKLRRLADEARRRGSQVWLQVDGGIGESTIAQAAEAGADTFVAGSAVFGAGDPASAIAGLRAAASHAHVH; the protein is encoded by the coding sequence GTGCCCACCCCCGACCAGACCGGCCGCAGCGACGGCATCCGCATCAATCCGAGCATCCTCGCCGCAGACTTCGTCAATATGCAGGCCGAGCTCGCGCGCATCGCCGCCGCGGACTTCGTGCACGTGGACGTGATGGACAACCATTTCGTGCCGAACCTCACCTTCGGACCCCAGATGGTCGAGCGCATCCAGGCGACGAGCCCCGTTCCGCTGGATGTGCACCTCATGATCGCCGACCCGGATCGCTGGGCGCCCGGCTACGCGGAACTCGGGGCCGCGTCGGTCACGTTCCACCTCGAGGCGGCCACCGAGCCGGTGGCGCTGGCGCGGCGCCTGCGCGCGATCGGCGCGCGGGCCGGAGTCGCCGTGAAGCCCGCCACCGCCGTGGAAGGGCTGTTCGATCTGCTCGAGGACTTCGATCAGATCCTCGTGATGACCGTCGAGCCGGGCTTCGGCGGGCAGTCGTTCATGCCCGAGACGATGCCCAAGCTCCGGCGGCTCGCCGACGAGGCGCGCCGGCGCGGCTCGCAGGTCTGGCTGCAGGTCGACGGCGGCATCGGCGAGTCCACGATCGCGCAGGCCGCCGAAGCGGGCGCGGACACCTTCGTCGCCGGCAGCGCCGTCTTCGGCGCCGGCGATCCGGCGTCGGCGATCGCGGGGCTGCGGGCCGCGGCATCCCACGCACACGTCCACTGA
- a CDS encoding phosphoribosyl-ATP diphosphatase → MKTFDTLFAELAAKATERPEGSGTVAQLDAGVHAIGKKIVEEAAEVWMAAEYESDEAAAEEISQLLYHLQVLMLAKGLSLQDVYRHL, encoded by the coding sequence GTGAAGACGTTCGACACGCTGTTCGCTGAACTGGCCGCCAAGGCGACCGAGCGCCCGGAGGGCTCGGGCACCGTCGCGCAGCTGGATGCGGGCGTCCACGCCATCGGCAAGAAGATCGTGGAGGAAGCCGCCGAGGTCTGGATGGCGGCCGAGTACGAGTCGGACGAGGCGGCCGCCGAGGAGATCTCCCAGCTGCTCTACCACCTGCAGGTGCTCATGCTCGCGAAGGGCCTGTCGCTCCAGGACGTCTACCGACATCTCTGA
- the hisG gene encoding ATP phosphoribosyltransferase, with translation MLRIAVPNKGSLAETATDMLREAGYTGRRDPKDLHVVDADNEVEFFYLRPKDIATYVGSGALDVGITGRDLLRDARMPGAREIEALGFGRSTFRFAAPPGRFAEIGDLEGVRIATSYPGLVDAFLDEHGVAVDLVPLDGAVESAVRLGVADAVADVVETGTTLRQAGLEVFGPPILQSEAVLITGPSDAAGTDTLLRRLRGVMVARRYVMVDYDLPAALVDEAVAIAGGVESPTISPLRDPEWVAVRVMVARSSVNKVMDALYAIGARAILVTAIHNARL, from the coding sequence ATGCTCCGCATCGCCGTGCCGAACAAGGGCTCGCTCGCCGAGACCGCCACCGACATGCTGCGCGAGGCCGGATACACCGGCCGCCGCGACCCCAAGGACCTCCACGTCGTCGACGCCGACAACGAGGTCGAGTTCTTCTACCTGCGCCCCAAGGACATCGCCACCTACGTCGGGTCCGGCGCGCTCGATGTCGGCATCACCGGGCGCGATCTGCTCCGCGACGCGCGGATGCCCGGCGCCCGCGAGATCGAGGCGCTCGGCTTCGGCCGGTCGACGTTCCGCTTCGCCGCGCCGCCGGGCCGCTTCGCCGAGATCGGCGATCTGGAGGGCGTGCGCATCGCCACGTCGTACCCGGGCCTGGTCGACGCCTTCCTCGACGAGCACGGCGTCGCCGTCGACCTCGTGCCGCTGGACGGCGCGGTCGAGTCGGCGGTGCGCCTGGGAGTGGCCGACGCGGTCGCCGACGTCGTCGAGACGGGCACCACTCTCCGCCAGGCGGGGCTCGAGGTCTTCGGGCCGCCGATCCTGCAGTCGGAGGCCGTGCTGATCACGGGGCCGTCCGATGCCGCGGGCACGGACACGCTCCTGCGACGCCTGCGCGGCGTGATGGTCGCCCGCCGCTACGTCATGGTCGACTACGACCTGCCCGCAGCGCTGGTCGACGAGGCGGTGGCCATCGCCGGCGGCGTCGAGTCGCCCACGATCTCGCCGCTGCGCGACCCCGAGTGGGTGGCCGTGCGGGTCATGGTGGCCCGCTCGAGCGTCAACAAGGTGATGGACGCGCTGTACGCGATCGGCGCGCGGGCCATCCTCGTCACCGCGATCCACAACGCGAGGCTGTGA